A single window of Taeniopygia guttata chromosome 1, bTaeGut7.mat, whole genome shotgun sequence DNA harbors:
- the LOC100232594 gene encoding somatotropin — MITLGLQWPQQAAAFPAIPLSSLFTNAVLRAQHLHLLAAETYKEFERTYIPEDQRHTNKNSQVAFCYSEAIPAPVKKDDAQQKSDIELLQFSLVLIQSWLTPVQYLSKMFTNNLVFGTSDRVYEKLKDLEEGIQALMRELQDRSFRGPQILKATYEKFDIHLRSEDALLQNYGLLSCFKKDLHKVETYLKVMKCRRYGEGNCTI, encoded by the exons ATGATCACTCTGGgactgcagtggccacagcaAGCTGCCGCCTTCCCGGCCATACCCCTTTCCAGCCTGTTTACCAACGCTGTGCTGAGGGCTCAGCACCTTCACCTCCTGGCTGCCGAGACATACAAGGAGTTT GAACGCACCTATATTCCAGAGGACCAAAGacacacaaacaagaattccCAGGTAGCCTTTTGTTACTCGGAAgccatccctgctcctgtgaAGAAGGATGATGCTCAGCAGAAATCA GACATTGAGCTTCTTCAGTTTTCCCTGGTTCTCATCCAGTCCTGGCTGACCCCGGTGCAGTACCTAAGCAAGATGTTCACAAACAATCTGGTTTTTGGCACCTCAGACAGAGTGTACGAAAAACTAAAGGACCTGGAAGAAGGCATCCAAGCTCTGATGAGG gagctgcaggaccGAAGCTTCCGGGGTCCCCAGATCCTGAAAGCCACTTACGAGAAATTCGACATCCACCTGCGCAGTGAGGACGCGCTGCTGCAGAACTACGGCTTGCTCTCCTGCTTCAAGAAGGACCTGCACAAAGTGGAGACCTACCTGAAAGTGATGAAGTGCCGGCGCTACGGAGAGGGGAACTGCACCATTTGA